Within Runella rosea, the genomic segment ACCACAAAGACATGAAAGTCAACGAGGGAGGCGGAGCCGAACATGAGCAAGAAAATATTCAGGTGTTGGAGCTTCCCTTCCAACAGGCGCTCCAAATGATAGAAACGGGCGAAATCAAAGACGGAAAAACAATTATGTTGCTTCAATACGCCCAAATTCACGGGCTTTTGTAAAATTCATTGCGGCCGATGGTACAGCGCCAAACCTGCAATGGGCGTTTCCATAATGTGCCCCACTACAATGCCTTTTTCGGCAGCAGCGCGGCGCAGAATATCGCTGTAATAAAAAGCAACCGAGCCCACAAAATGAGCTTTATATTTTTGATAATCAGGAAGTTTGCAGACGTACTTTGTCAAAAACTCAATAAATGCATCATACACCAATTTGTACGCAAACGGGTGACTGCGATTGTCGAATAAAAACTTAGAAAAAGTAGCAAAGTAGCGATTGGGAAACGGTTTTTTGTACGCATTTTCCAACACAATTTCACGGTTCAGCCCGTAGCGTTTGGCAAATTTTTCCGCCAAATCTTCGGGCATTTCTTTCTGTAAAAACGCTGTTACGAGGGTTTTACCCAAATAACCGCCGCTGCCTTCGTCGCCAAGCCAAAAGCCCAGCGAGGGGATTTTATCGGCAATGTCGCGCCCATCATATAAACAGTTGTTGGAGCCAGTGCCCAAGATACAGGCAATGCCCGCTTCGTGTCCGCAAAGCCCACGCGCTGCGCCGAGCATATCACTATCTACTTCGATGGTTTGGGCCGTTGGAAAAACCGCCTGCAAACCACGTCGAACAATGGCGCAGGGCTCTTCTCCTGCGCAACCAGTACCGTAAAAATGAATTTCGGTCACTTCACCCTCGACGACAGG encodes:
- a CDS encoding N-acetylglucosamine kinase, translating into MILIADSGATKTDWRIINPQGGIQQAKTIGLSPYYQTSESIAAELTQHLLPVVEGEVTEIHFYGTGCAGEEPCAIVRRGLQAVFPTAQTIEVDSDMLGAARGLCGHEAGIACILGTGSNNCLYDGRDIADKIPSLGFWLGDEGSGGYLGKTLVTAFLQKEMPEDLAEKFAKRYGLNREIVLENAYKKPFPNRYFATFSKFLFDNRSHPFAYKLVYDAFIEFLTKYVCKLPDYQKYKAHFVGSVAFYYSDILRRAAAEKGIVVGHIMETPIAGLALYHRPQ